The nucleotide window TTTGCGGAGTATTCTAAAGGAGCAACGAATCGGCCATGGCGGCACCTTGGATCCCATGGCCGCTGGGGTGCTTCCCATAGCCGTAGGGCGGGCCACCCGCCTGCTAGAATATATACAGGCCGGCGGCAAGACCTACCGGGCGGAGTTTATCCTGGGGCTAAAAACCGACACCCAGGATCTCGCAGGCCAGATCCTGGCCCGTCCCGGCTGTTCGGGTTTTAGCCTGGAGGAACTTCAGAAAGCCGCCCTCCGTTTTACAGGTACCATCACCCAGATGCCGCCCATGGTTTCGGCCGTCCATTACAAGGGCAGGCGTCTTTATGAACTGGCCCGGGAAGGGCAAGAAGTAAAAAGACCCCAGCGCCTCGTTAAAATCTATGCCTTTAGGATATTGAAAGCCTGGCCGGACGGAGCTTTTTACCGGGCAATGGCCGACATCTCCTGTTCCAAAGGTACCTATATCCGCACCCTGGGAGCGGATTGGGGCGATTACCTTGGGTGCGGGGCGGCCCTGGCGTTTCTTATCCGCACCCGCGCTGGCGGTTTTAAGTTGGACGAGGCGTGGACATTGGAAGAAATACAGGAACGGGCGGCGGCAGGGGACTTTTCTTTCCTCCTGCCGCCGGTTGCCGCCCTTACCCACCTCCCGGCAGTCGTCGTTAAGGAACGGGCCGTAAAGCAGGTGTTAAACGGTACCCCTCTAAAAGACGACGACTGGAATCTCAACACTCCCCTTCAGCAAGGCCAATTGGTCCGTCTTGAAGGGGAAGACGGCCATCTCTTAGCTGTAGCCAGGGTAACGGCCGGAAAAGGAGGGCTATACCTAAAACCTGATAAGGTCTTTAAAGAAAAGGAGTAAAAGGATGCGGGTAATCGAAGGATTCCCTGAAGTGGATGGACTCCGAGACGGCTACCTCGCCCTGGGAAACTTCGACGGCGTCCACCGCGGCCACCGGCAACTTATCGGCAGCGTTGTAAGCAGAGCCAGGGAGGCTGGACGTCCGGCAGTTGTTATTACCTTTTTTCCCCATCCGGCGCAGATTCTCGAAGAAGAACCGCCGGGACTTTTAACCACAAAGGCTCGCAAGGAAAAATTAATAGCCGCCCTCGGGGTAGATTTTTTAGTTGTCTTGCCTTTTAATAGAGAATTGGCCCGTCTCCCGGCGTCGGCTTTTGTGCGGGAAATCCTGTGGCCCTATTTTCAACCCCGGCTGGTGGCCGTAGGTTTTAATTTCACCTTCGGGTACCAGGGAACAGGTACGCCTGATTTATTACACCGCCTAGGTGAAGAACTGGGCTTTAAAGTAGAAGTAATGGAGCCAGTGACCCATAAAGGGGTTACCGTAAGCAGCACAGTCATCCGCAACGCCCTGGACAGGGGGGATATCCTCATGGCCAAAGAACTATTGGGTTACTGGCCGGTATTGAGCGGTAATGTTGTAGGCGGCGACAGGCGCGGACGCGAACTCGGTTTTCCTACGGCCAATTTAGCCGTACCGCCGGAAGTTAAGCTGCCGGCAAAGGGAGTATACGCCTGCTTGGCCCGTTTTCAGGAGCGAGCGTATAAAGCAGTGGTCAACATCGGCCGCCGTCCCACCTTTGGCCACAACCTACCGCCCACCGTCGAAGCTCATCTCCTCGATTTCCGGGGCGACATCTACGGCTGCGAGTTAGAACTCGAGTTGCGCGCATTTTTACGTCCGGAACGGCGGTTTACCAATGCTGGTGAATTGGTGGCCCAAATGGAGGCGGATTGTACCAGGGCGCGCGCCATTTTATCCGACCCAGAGTAAGGGTAACCATTTTCCAGCCCTGAACGTAAAATATACTGCGGCGAATCCAGATATTTACCATGGCCAGATTGGGGCTGGAAGCAATGCGGGTAATAATCACGGCCCATGCCAGGAAACGCCTGCAGGATTTACGACAGGAACAAATCAACGAAAACGACGTTTTGCAGGCGGCACGGAGAATCACCGCCCGTATACCTACCGCCACTCGTTTTCGAGGTTTTTTAGCTACTTCCGGGCGGGCATTCGATCTGGTGATGAAAGACGTTCCGGCAGGGCGGATGGTAATCACTATTATAGGCAAATAGTTGCTTTTACAGGGCAATAGCTCTATAATTATAGTTGTTAGTGAACCCGAGGCTAGGATTAGCGAGCCTCCGGCGCTTTTCTTGGCCCGCTGGGGATTTTTAAGGAAGAGGAGGTGAAGTCGATGCCCCTGGATCCAGCTAAAAAACGGGAAATAATCGCCCGCTACCGCCAGCACGAAAACGATACCGGTTCTCCAGAAGTACAGATTGCCATTCTTACGGAACGTATCAATCACCTGACGGAGCACCTCAAGGTGCATCACAAAGATCATCACTCCCGCCGGGGCCTTTTGAAAATGGTCGGCCAGCGACGCGGCTTACTTAACTACCTGCGGGAGAACGATATCGAACGTTATCGGCAAATTGTCGACGCTTTGGGTTTAAGAAGATAGCGCATCGGGGAGCGGTGGGGCCGCTCCCTTTTTTAATGATATTTTCCCGGTATTTAGCTTTACTTTGGAAGGAAATACTATAATAAATGTCGAATGAGTTAAAGTTTATTAATGGAATGTTTTAAGGAGGCTACTTTGAACTAATGCAAGGGGTATTACGCAAGACCCTCACCATTGCCGGCCGCGATTTGATTCTGGAAACCGGACGGCTGGCGCGCCAGGCCGGGGGTGCCGTGCTGGTAACCTACGGCGGCACGATGGTCCTGGTAACGGCAACGGCCTCTCAAGAACCGCGGGAAGGAATCGACTTTTTTCCCCTGACTGTCGATTATGAAGAGAGGCTTTACGCCGCCGGCAAAATTCCGGGTGGTTTTATTAAACGGGAAGGCCGGCCAAGCGAAAAGGCCATCCTTTCGGCCCGGCTTATCGACCGGCCCATCAGGCCTTTATTTCCCAAGTACTACCGCAATGATGTCCATGTTGTCGCAACCGTACTTTCGGTAGACCAGGACTGCCCGCCCAATGTCGCCGGCATCATCGGCGCCTCTGCGGCCCTCACCATTTCTTCCATACCCTTTGCGGGCCCCATAGGTGCGGTAGGCGTCGGCCTGATCGATGGGCGACCTGTCATCAATCCCACGCTGGCCGAAGACGAAAAAAGTTTGTTACACCTGGTGGTGGCCGGCACCGGAGAAGCTATCATGATGGTCGAAGCGGGAGCAAAGGAAGTTCCCGAAGACCTGATGCTGGAATGCATCATTACAGCCCATGAAGAGATTAAACGCATCGTCGCCTTTATTAACGAATTTCGTTCCGAAGCCCTAGCCATGGGGCTGGCCAAAGAAAAGCAGCAAGTGGAAGAGCCGCATCTATCACCTGATTTGGAAAACCTGGTACGTGAAATCGCCACCCCGCGCCTCCAGGAAGCCATTTATACCAGTCGCGACTTAAAGCTCGCCAAACAAGAAAGGGAACAACGCCTGGAAAGTTGCAGAGAGGAAATAAAGGAACTGGTTTTGACCGGTAAGGAAGAGCTGGTGGCGGAACAGCCGGATATACCCCGGTTGGTAAACGATCTGATCACGAAAATCGAAAAAGAAATCATGCGGCAGATGATACTTACCCAGGGCGTAAGGATCGACGGCCGCGCCCTTGATGAAATAAGACCCATCACCTGCGAGGTCGGGGTGTTAAGCCGCACCCATGGTTCGGGCCTCTTTACCCGGGGAGAAACCCAGGTTCTGACGGTTACGACCCTCGGTCCCATAAGCGATGAGCAGATACTTGACGACCTCGGCGTCGATGAAACAAAGAGATATATGCACCATTATAACTTCCCTCCTTACAGCGTCGGTGAAGCTAGGCCCATCCGCGCGCCAGGACGCAGGGAGATCGGCCACGGCGCCCTGGCGGAAAGGGCCCTGGAACCCATGATACCGCCGGAGGAAGAATTCCCCTACGCCATTCGCCTCGTGTCCGAAGTTCTGGGTTCTAACGGTTCGACCTCCATGGGAAGCGTCTGCGGCAGCACCCTGGCCCTTATGGATGCGGGCGTGCCCATCAAAGCGCCGGTCGCCGGGGTGGCTATGGGCCTGATCAAGGAAGGGGATCAGGTGGCTATACTTACCGACATCCAGGGGATAGAAGACGCCCTTGGCGATATGGACTTTAAAGTTGCCGGCACCAAGAACGGCATTACGGCCCTGCAGATGGACATAAAAATACCCGGCATAGACCGGTCCATTTTAGAAAAGGCCCTGGAGCAGGCACGTAAAGGACGCCTTTTCATCCTGGATAAAATTTTAGCCACCATACCGGCGCCGCGGCCGGAACTGTCGCCCTATGCCCCGCGGATGCTGACCATGACCATCGATCCCGATAAAATTCGGGATATCATCGGCCCTGGCGGCAAAATAATTAAGAAGATCATTGAAGAAACCGGCGTCGAGATCGACGTTGAAGACGACGGCCGCATCTTCATCGCCTCCACCGACGCCGCCAAGGGGCAGCGGGCCATGGAGATTATCCAGGCCCTGACTCAGGATGTAGAAACCGGCAAGGTATATAACGGCAAAGTGACCAGGATTACCGATTTCGGCGCCTTTGTCGAAGTCATTCCCGGAGTCCTGGGCATGCCCGGCAAAGAAGGTCTGGTTCACATCTCCCAGCTGGCCAACGAGAGGGTAGAAAAGGTGGAAGACGTCGTCCAGGAAGGCGATTATATTCTGGTGAAGGCCATCGGCTTTGATTCCCAGGGACGGCTTAAACTGTCCCGGAAAGAAGCCCTGCCCCCTCCTGCTCTAGAAGGCGGCGGGCGTCACCTGCGCCGGCAGGGACGGGACGGCGGCAGACATACCCCCGGCAATAAGCGCCAGCGTTAAGGTTAATTCTGATTGCGGCGGCAAAGGCATATACATTGATCAGTACCCTCGATAAAGGTGGTGCGATCAATGTATGTGCTTTATTACAGGCGGCAGCGGCTGCTGGGAATAATGGCGGCGGTAGGACTGTTGCTCGTTTTGGGTTTCACCGCCTGGCACTGGCTGGCCGGACGGGCCGTGCCGACCATGAAAATCCAGCCCATCTACCAGGGGAATCCGGAGCGCAAGGCAGTGGCCCTGACCTTTACTATCGATTGGGGGGAAGAATACCTGCCCTCTATCCTGCAGGCCCTTCAAAAGGCCGGGGCGCGGGCCACCTTTTTTCCTACCGGCCAGTGGGCCGAGCGGCATCCCGACTTGGTACGGCAGATGGCGGCCGCCGGTCATGAAATAGGCAACCACGGCCAAAGCCACCCCCATCCCGACAATTTAAGCCGGGAGGAGAACCGCCGCGATATCCAGTTGGGAGAAGCGACGCTTACGGCCATTACGGGAAAAAAACCGGAGCTGTACGCTCCTCCTTACGGGGAAAGCAAACCCCAGGTGGTGGCGGCGGCCGGTGACCTGGGCTATAAATTTATAATGTGGACCATCAACACCGGCGACTATCTTCCCAACACGACACCCGAAGATATTCTGGCGTCGGTCATACCCAAATGTCAAAACGGGGCCATCATCCTCATGCACCCCACCAAGCCGGCAAGCCAGGCGTTACCTGAGCTTCTAAAAAAATTGCAGGAACGGGGTTACGCCCTGGTAACGGTTTCCGAAGTTCTCTAAGGAAAGAGCGAGGTTTTTATAAGGCCGCCCTTCCCTGGATATAATAAGCCGTGTTTAATGAAACTTATCCAGGGGAGTGAAGGCCTCTTGGCAAGAGTTTTTTTGGCGCTGGTATTGATCATTGGCTGTTTGCTCCAGCCGGAAACAGCAAGGGCTGCCAGTGAACCCTATCTTACGGCACCGGCAGCTATTTTAATGGAAGCCAGTACCGGCCAGGTCCTCTATGAGCGCGGCGCCAGGAAGGAAAGGCCGCCGGCCAGCACCACCAAAATCATGACGGCCATCCTGGCCCTGGAACTGGCTCGGCCGGATGTTGTTGTCAAAGTCAGTGAAAATGCCGCCGCCACCCCGGGAGCCAGCATTTATTTAAAGGCGGGCGAGACGCTCACCCTGGGCGACCTGGTAAAAGGGGCCCTTCTCAATTCCGGCAACGACGCCGCTGTGGCCATCGCCGAAGGTATTGCCGGTACAGAAAACGGCTTTGCCTGGCTGATGAACCGTAAAGCCAAACAAATAGGCGCCTATCATACCCATTTCACCAATCCCCACGGTTTGACTGAGCCGGAACATTATACAACCGCCTATGACTTGGCCCTCATGGCCCGGTATGCCCTCGGCAACCCTGAATTCCGCCGATTGGTAGCCACCCGGGAAGACCAAATCCCGGCGCCGGATGGGGTACGTTACCTATATAATACCAACCGGCTTCTAGAATCTTATCCTGGTGCCGACGGGGTAAAGACGGGAACAACCGATGCCGCCGGCCAGTGTTTGGTCGCCTCGGCTTCCAGGGAAGGACGCCGGCTGATTGCCGTGGTATTGGGAAGCGAAGACCGTTATGCCGATGTCCAGGCCCTTCTGGATTACGGCTTTAACGCTTTTTACAGTGAAGCGGCCGCGGTCGGTGAGCCTGTAGGTCGGGTATCTGTCAAAAATGGAGAGTTCCAAAGCGTTACGGTAGCGCCGGTGACGACGATCGGGTTCACCGTACCGGTCGAAGAGGCTCCTTTTCTAGAAAAGCGCGTTCTCCTCCCGGCGGTGGTAAAAGCGCCTGTAAGGAAGGGACAGACCCTCGGTCGGATGCTGATTTTGTATAAGGGCAGGGAAGTTGCCAATACCAGTCTGGTATCCACCCAGGACGTAGCCGCTCTGTCATGGTGGGCGCAGTTTAAACAATAAAAGCAGGCAGAGGTTAGGAGGAAAGGGATGTACCAAAAAAATATCCTGGATAACGGTATCCGGGTGGTAAGCGAAGAAGTTCCCTTTGCCAATTCCATAGCCCTGGGGGTGTGGGTACGCGCCGGCTCCCGCAATGAGGATGCTACCAACCAGGGCGTTTCCCATTTTTTAGAACATTTACTATTTAAAGGCACATCAAAGAGAACAGCACGGCAGATAGCCGAAGAGCTGGAAGCCGTCGGTGGAATAATCAACGCCTTTACAACGAAAGAATATACCTGCTTCTATGCCCGGGTTCTGGCCGAACACATGGATTTAGCCATCGACGTGTTAAGCGACATGTTTTTTAATTCCCTCATGACCTCCGAAGATATCGAAAAAGAAAAAAAGGTCATCCTGGAAGAAATAAAAATGTACGAAGATTCCCCGGACGAGTTGGTCCACGACCTCTTTGCCCAGACCGTCTGGCCGGGACATCCCCTGGGCCGGGCCATCCTCGGTACTTATGAAACGGTTTCTAATTTAAATAGGGACGTCATCTATAACTATTACAAAGAACAGTACAACAGCGCCAACATAGTCCTGGCCGCAGCCGGAAAATTTAATACCGACGAATTGGTTGATAAGCTGCAAAAAGCCTTTGGGGAAAGAAACTGCTCGGGTAAGGCAGGAGAATATCTTCCACCTAGCAGTAAATCCGGAGTAAGCGTAAATGTAAAGGATACCGAACAGGTGCAGATCTGCCTGGGAGTCCCGGGGCTGCCCCAGGATGACGATGCCATTTATGCCCTCCAGGCCCTGAATAACATCCTCGGCGGTGGTTTAAGCTCCCGCCTGTTCCAGCTGATCCGCGAAGAGCAGGCCCTGGCCTATTCTGTTTATTCTTACCACGCCGGCTTCAGTGACAGCGGCCTGTTAACCATTTATGCCGGTACCAGCCCGGACAATTACCGCCAGGTAGTGGCCCTTATTTTGGCAGAGATCGCCTCTATCAAAAACAAAGGCGTGACACCCCAGGAGTTGAAGCGTACCAAGGATCAAATTCGCGGCAATTTACTCCTGGGCCAAGAGAACGTCAATCACCGCATGAGCCGGTTGGGCCGCACAGAACTCACCTACGGCAGGGTCGTCACCACGGAAGAAATCATCGAACGGCTGCAGGCGGTCACCGCCGACGACATCCAGGCCGTGGCCGCACGCCTTTTTCGGCCGGAATGCCTCACCCTGACTACCCTGGGTCCGGAAGTCGAAGTCCTGGACCTGGCCGCCTGTGCCCGCCAGGCCGGAGTGTAGGAGGATTAGCGGATGGACCGTTTAGAACATATCTTTGCCCTCCAGGAGCGCTTCGATCAGGACCTGGCCCGCCGGCGGCGGCTGCCCGATTATAGCGTCGAGGAGTGGATCCAAAAAGAAGTCCTGGCCATGGTCGCCGAGCTGGGCGAGCTCTTAGAAGAAGTAAATTTCAAGTGGTGGAAAAACCCCCATCCCTTAGATCGCGAAGCCATCAAAGGCGAACTCGTGGACATCCTCCACTTTCTCGTCAGCATGTGCTTGAAAGCCGGCATTACAGCAGAAGAATTCTACCAAGCCTATCTGGCGAAAAATGAAGAAAACTTTCGCCGCCAGCAGGGTTTGACGAACCGCCGTGGCTATGCCGCCGGCCTGGAGGACAAGGAGGCATAAAACAATAATCTCCCTTCATATCCTGTAATGAAGGGAGATGGAACCGATGCTGGCGCTACTGGTATTTCTCGCCCTGGCTCTCCTTTTAATCCTGGCCGTGAAGGTTAAGGTTGGTAATTACCGCAGCAATAATGTCGAAGCCGTAGCCAGTCCCGTTTCCCGGGCCCTGGCCGAATTGGTAGCCATCGCCGGTGGGATTTACCTCTCCCTCGTCCTCCTGGTCAGCTTTTTAAAGATCAGCCTTCCGGAAACGATAGCCATCGGCGGCTTCCTGGTGGATCCCCTCGCCGTTGTCGCCCTGGTAATCGCCCTCATCCAACCCCTTATCCTCGGCCTCTGGCCGCGGTTGAAAGGGCGGTAGGGATCGATGCGCCTTTCAGAGCTCATGGGGAAGGAGATAATAAATCTTTACGACGGCTCCCGTCTGGGAAATCTAAATGATGCCGATCTACTCCTCGATGCAGCCCAAGGGACCATTGCCGCCCTTATCCTTCCCGTAAAAGGCGGATGGATACCCTTACTTGGGGGACGCCAGGAACTGATTATTCCCTGGGATGCCGTCCATAAAGTCGGCACCGAAGTGGTGGTCGTCAGCATGGACCCCACCTACAGCCGCCGGCGGGATAAAGATTGACAGGACTTTAATTTTGATGGTATCATAAGATAAACAAAGCCATAAACTCATCTCGTGTGCAGTGGGGTAGAGGTGCAGCGGGCAAGAGTACCGCCGGTGAGGTTTCGGGCACCTGTGAGACGGCGAGAAAGGGTACGCTGCCGAAGGGAGAAGAGAACCCGAGGCCTTCTCCCTGGGCCGGTTTCTGAAAAAGGACCGGACTGTCACCATAAAATAATGGTGGAGCGCTACTCGCACGAAGAGGCCGGGCGAGATGAGTATTCTGGTAATCCGGGGGAAACCGGAGCGGGATGCTCATGGTTTCCCTTAATTTTTTAAGCGGGGTGGATAGCTACGATCAGGGTAATAGTTACCGGCGCCGCCGGCCGCATGGGCCGGGAAATGACGAAGGGACTGTTGCAGACGGAAGACATAGAGGTGGTGGGGGCCGTCGATCAAGTGGCGGTTGGTGAGGATATCGGCACCTTGAGCGGTCTTAAACCCGCAGGGGTGGCCATCAAGGACGATTTGGCAGAGGTAATCAAAGAAGCCCGTCCCCAGGTAATGGTGGACTTCACCGTAGCCGCCGCCGCCTGGGCCAACGCCCGCCTGGCCGTGGAAGAAGGGGTCAGCCCGGTGATCGGAACTACGGGCCTTGGCCCGGAGCAATTGGACGAGCTCCATAAGATGTGCGAAGGGCGGCAGATCGGGGCGGTGGTGGCTCCCAATTTTTCCATAGGGGCCATTTTAATGATGCATTTTGCCCGCCAGGCGGCACGCTACTTTCCCCGGGCAGAAATTATCGAGCTCCATCATGAACAAAAACTCGACGCCCCTTCTGGGACGGCCATGAAAACGGCCGAACTCATGGCCGGGGAGATGGAAACAGTGCCGCCCCTGCCGAAAGGGGAAGAGAAAATCGCCGGGGCCAGGGGAGGAATTTACCGCGGCCTGGCCGTCCACAGCCTCCGCCTACCCGGAGCGGTGGCCCACCAGGAGGTAATCTTCGGCGGGCAAGGGCAGTTGTTAACCATCCGCCATGACACCATCGGCAGGGAGGCCTTTCTACCGGGGCTTTTACTGGCCATAAGACGGGTTATCCACCTTAAGGGGGTGGTATACGGCCTGGAAAACCTGATGGAGTTATAAACCTGGCACCTCCCGGAACGGCCGCACATATATTGCAAGTAGTACAGGTGTACTAACTTGACAGGGGGTCGTTCCGGCATGGGCGGGATGTTGTCAGGTATAAAGGTGGCGATGCTCGGCGGCGATGCCCGGGAAGTCATCCTCCTCGAAGAGCTCTTGCGGCAGGGCGCCGAAATCAAGGTGGCCGGACTTGGGGAGCTACCTCGGCAAGACGGCTGCACCATTTGCGAGGACCCTGCCGACGCCGTGGAAGGGGCGGATGTCA belongs to Moorella humiferrea and includes:
- the dapB gene encoding 4-hydroxy-tetrahydrodipicolinate reductase, coding for MTKGLLQTEDIEVVGAVDQVAVGEDIGTLSGLKPAGVAIKDDLAEVIKEARPQVMVDFTVAAAAWANARLAVEEGVSPVIGTTGLGPEQLDELHKMCEGRQIGAVVAPNFSIGAILMMHFARQAARYFPRAEIIELHHEQKLDAPSGTAMKTAELMAGEMETVPPLPKGEEKIAGARGGIYRGLAVHSLRLPGAVAHQEVIFGGQGQLLTIRHDTIGREAFLPGLLLAIRRVIHLKGVVYGLENLMEL
- a CDS encoding bifunctional riboflavin kinase/FAD synthetase — its product is MRVIEGFPEVDGLRDGYLALGNFDGVHRGHRQLIGSVVSRAREAGRPAVVITFFPHPAQILEEEPPGLLTTKARKEKLIAALGVDFLVVLPFNRELARLPASAFVREILWPYFQPRLVAVGFNFTFGYQGTGTPDLLHRLGEELGFKVEVMEPVTHKGVTVSSTVIRNALDRGDILMAKELLGYWPVLSGNVVGGDRRGRELGFPTANLAVPPEVKLPAKGVYACLARFQERAYKAVVNIGRRPTFGHNLPPTVEAHLLDFRGDIYGCELELELRAFLRPERRFTNAGELVAQMEADCTRARAILSDPE
- the rpsO gene encoding 30S ribosomal protein S15 is translated as MPLDPAKKREIIARYRQHENDTGSPEVQIAILTERINHLTEHLKVHHKDHHSRRGLLKMVGQRRGLLNYLRENDIERYRQIVDALGLRR
- the truB gene encoding tRNA pseudouridine(55) synthase TruB, whose protein sequence is MINGFINVLKPPGPTSHDVVQTLRSILKEQRIGHGGTLDPMAAGVLPIAVGRATRLLEYIQAGGKTYRAEFILGLKTDTQDLAGQILARPGCSGFSLEELQKAALRFTGTITQMPPMVSAVHYKGRRLYELAREGQEVKRPQRLVKIYAFRILKAWPDGAFYRAMADISCSKGTYIRTLGADWGDYLGCGAALAFLIRTRAGGFKLDEAWTLEEIQERAAAGDFSFLLPPVAALTHLPAVVVKERAVKQVLNGTPLKDDDWNLNTPLQQGQLVRLEGEDGHLLAVARVTAGKGGLYLKPDKVFKEKE
- a CDS encoding polyribonucleotide nucleotidyltransferase, producing MQGVLRKTLTIAGRDLILETGRLARQAGGAVLVTYGGTMVLVTATASQEPREGIDFFPLTVDYEERLYAAGKIPGGFIKREGRPSEKAILSARLIDRPIRPLFPKYYRNDVHVVATVLSVDQDCPPNVAGIIGASAALTISSIPFAGPIGAVGVGLIDGRPVINPTLAEDEKSLLHLVVAGTGEAIMMVEAGAKEVPEDLMLECIITAHEEIKRIVAFINEFRSEALAMGLAKEKQQVEEPHLSPDLENLVREIATPRLQEAIYTSRDLKLAKQEREQRLESCREEIKELVLTGKEELVAEQPDIPRLVNDLITKIEKEIMRQMILTQGVRIDGRALDEIRPITCEVGVLSRTHGSGLFTRGETQVLTVTTLGPISDEQILDDLGVDETKRYMHHYNFPPYSVGEARPIRAPGRREIGHGALAERALEPMIPPEEEFPYAIRLVSEVLGSNGSTSMGSVCGSTLALMDAGVPIKAPVAGVAMGLIKEGDQVAILTDIQGIEDALGDMDFKVAGTKNGITALQMDIKIPGIDRSILEKALEQARKGRLFILDKILATIPAPRPELSPYAPRMLTMTIDPDKIRDIIGPGGKIIKKIIEETGVEIDVEDDGRIFIASTDAAKGQRAMEIIQALTQDVETGKVYNGKVTRITDFGAFVEVIPGVLGMPGKEGLVHISQLANERVEKVEDVVQEGDYILVKAIGFDSQGRLKLSRKEALPPPALEGGGRHLRRQGRDGGRHTPGNKRQR
- a CDS encoding YlmC/YmxH family sporulation protein, translated to MRLSELMGKEIINLYDGSRLGNLNDADLLLDAAQGTIAALILPVKGGWIPLLGGRQELIIPWDAVHKVGTEVVVVSMDPTYSRRRDKD
- a CDS encoding D-alanyl-D-alanine carboxypeptidase family protein; the encoded protein is MARVFLALVLIIGCLLQPETARAASEPYLTAPAAILMEASTGQVLYERGARKERPPASTTKIMTAILALELARPDVVVKVSENAAATPGASIYLKAGETLTLGDLVKGALLNSGNDAAVAIAEGIAGTENGFAWLMNRKAKQIGAYHTHFTNPHGLTEPEHYTTAYDLALMARYALGNPEFRRLVATREDQIPAPDGVRYLYNTNRLLESYPGADGVKTGTTDAAGQCLVASASREGRRLIAVVLGSEDRYADVQALLDYGFNAFYSEAAAVGEPVGRVSVKNGEFQSVTVAPVTTIGFTVPVEEAPFLEKRVLLPAVVKAPVRKGQTLGRMLILYKGREVANTSLVSTQDVAALSWWAQFKQ
- a CDS encoding dUTPase, which gives rise to MDRLEHIFALQERFDQDLARRRRLPDYSVEEWIQKEVLAMVAELGELLEEVNFKWWKNPHPLDREAIKGELVDILHFLVSMCLKAGITAEEFYQAYLAKNEENFRRQQGLTNRRGYAAGLEDKEA
- a CDS encoding polysaccharide deacetylase family protein gives rise to the protein MYVLYYRRQRLLGIMAAVGLLLVLGFTAWHWLAGRAVPTMKIQPIYQGNPERKAVALTFTIDWGEEYLPSILQALQKAGARATFFPTGQWAERHPDLVRQMAAAGHEIGNHGQSHPHPDNLSREENRRDIQLGEATLTAITGKKPELYAPPYGESKPQVVAAAGDLGYKFIMWTINTGDYLPNTTPEDILASVIPKCQNGAIILMHPTKPASQALPELLKKLQERGYALVTVSEVL
- a CDS encoding M16 family metallopeptidase, whose translation is MYQKNILDNGIRVVSEEVPFANSIALGVWVRAGSRNEDATNQGVSHFLEHLLFKGTSKRTARQIAEELEAVGGIINAFTTKEYTCFYARVLAEHMDLAIDVLSDMFFNSLMTSEDIEKEKKVILEEIKMYEDSPDELVHDLFAQTVWPGHPLGRAILGTYETVSNLNRDVIYNYYKEQYNSANIVLAAAGKFNTDELVDKLQKAFGERNCSGKAGEYLPPSSKSGVSVNVKDTEQVQICLGVPGLPQDDDAIYALQALNNILGGGLSSRLFQLIREEQALAYSVYSYHAGFSDSGLLTIYAGTSPDNYRQVVALILAEIASIKNKGVTPQELKRTKDQIRGNLLLGQENVNHRMSRLGRTELTYGRVVTTEEIIERLQAVTADDIQAVAARLFRPECLTLTTLGPEVEVLDLAACARQAGV